Proteins encoded within one genomic window of Algiphilus sp.:
- a CDS encoding MFS transporter, giving the protein MSTPVEQPPLRIALVLAAAAFVVGTATYFVAGVLDPVARDFGISLGAAGQLTSAFAVAYALTAPFLTAACARVERRRLMALALVAFGGANVVATLAPSFGWLLVSRVLAALAAGLITPVAVATGAQLSPASHRGRIMALIMGGITVAFAFGVPLGTYFGATTGWRPVFLAMAGAALLAAGGIRLLVPRVWSEAPPGRAAFVVLRDRRILVTLLLTAFSFASAFSVFAYIGPVLAEVGGLTPATTSLALLLFGITALGGTTIGGVLADRVRLGAAITVALLLVGVVHGGFSVLALMPDGGLRTVAAIALMAVSSLPGFAFVPMQQARLAILAGPHMPVAVALHASAIFLGQGSGAIIGGIAVSGGGAQLNGAAGFAIGVTGALVSLVANRRLFRDAPE; this is encoded by the coding sequence ATGTCCACGCCCGTCGAACAACCGCCCCTGCGCATCGCGCTCGTGCTCGCCGCGGCCGCCTTCGTGGTCGGCACCGCGACCTACTTCGTGGCCGGCGTGCTGGATCCGGTCGCCCGCGATTTCGGCATATCGCTGGGAGCAGCCGGGCAGCTCACGTCGGCGTTCGCCGTCGCCTATGCTCTGACCGCGCCCTTCCTCACTGCGGCCTGCGCGCGCGTCGAGCGACGGCGCCTGATGGCACTGGCACTGGTCGCCTTCGGCGGCGCCAATGTCGTCGCCACGCTCGCGCCGAGCTTCGGCTGGCTTCTGGTGTCACGCGTACTGGCGGCCCTGGCGGCCGGACTCATCACGCCGGTGGCGGTGGCGACGGGGGCGCAGCTGTCACCCGCCAGCCACCGCGGCCGGATCATGGCACTGATCATGGGCGGCATCACCGTGGCCTTTGCCTTCGGTGTGCCGCTGGGCACCTACTTCGGCGCAACCACCGGGTGGCGTCCGGTGTTCCTTGCCATGGCCGGTGCCGCGCTGCTGGCCGCGGGCGGAATCCGGTTGCTGGTCCCGCGCGTGTGGAGCGAAGCACCGCCCGGCCGCGCCGCCTTCGTCGTGCTGCGCGATCGCCGGATCCTCGTCACCCTGCTGCTCACCGCCTTCTCCTTCGCGTCGGCGTTCAGCGTGTTCGCCTACATCGGTCCGGTGCTGGCCGAGGTCGGCGGCCTGACGCCGGCCACCACCAGCCTGGCGCTGCTCCTGTTCGGCATCACCGCCCTGGGGGGCACGACCATAGGCGGCGTACTGGCGGACCGCGTACGGCTCGGCGCCGCGATCACCGTGGCGCTGCTGCTCGTCGGTGTGGTGCACGGCGGGTTCTCGGTGCTGGCGCTCATGCCCGATGGCGGACTGCGCACGGTCGCCGCCATCGCGCTGATGGCGGTCTCGTCCCTGCCCGGCTTCGCCTTCGTGCCCATGCAGCAGGCGCGCCTGGCCATCCTTGCGGGGCCGCACATGCCGGTGGCGGTGGCGCTGCATGCCTCGGCCATCTTCCTCGGACAGGGCTCGGGCGCGATCATCGGCGGCATCGCCGTATCCGGCGGCGGCGCGCAGCTCAACGGCGCGGCCGGCTTCGCGATCGGCGTGACCGGCGCACTGGTCAGCCTCGTGGCCAATCGGCGCCTGTTCCGCGACGCACCGGAGTGA